In Gossypium raimondii isolate GPD5lz chromosome 12, ASM2569854v1, whole genome shotgun sequence, a single window of DNA contains:
- the LOC105764793 gene encoding nuclear transcription factor Y subunit C-1 translates to MDGNKQAQSSSYPPQPPTTSITPPPPSSSAAIAATPPAPFHHLLQQQQQQLQMFWSYQRQEIEQVNDFKNHQLPLARIKKIMKADEDVRMISAEAPILFAKACELFILELTIRSWLHAEENKRRTLQKNDIAAAITRTDIFDFLVDIVPRDEIKDEAVLGGMVGTTASGVPYFYPPMGQPAGAPAGPGGMMIGRPAVDTTGGIYAQPPSQAWQSVWQTAGADDGSYASGGSGGQGNLDGQG, encoded by the exons ATGGACGGCAACAAGCAAGCCCAGTCCTCCTCTTACCCTCCTCAGCCTCCCACTACTTCTATTACGCCTCCTCCTCCTTCCTCCTCCGCCGCCATCGCCGCCACTCCGCCTGCTCCTTTCCACCACCTCCTccagcagcagcagcaacagcTCCAAATGTTCTGGTCTTACCAGCGCCAAGAAATCGAGCAAGTCAACGACTTCAAGAACCATCAGCTTCCTCTTGCTCGCATCAAAAAGATCATGAAAGCCGACGAAGATGTCCGTATGATCTCCGCTGAAGCCCCTATTCTCTTCGCCAAAGCCTGCGAGCTTTTCATTCTGGAGCTTACCATCCGTTCCTGGCTTCACGCCGAGGAGAACAAGCGACGGACGCTTCAGAAAAACGACATCGCGGCGGCTATTACTAGGACCGACATTTTCGATTTCTTGGTGGATATTGTGCCCAGGGACGAGATCAAGGATGAGGCCGTTCTGGGTGGGATGGTGGGTACCACCGCCAGTGGGGTGCCATATTTTTATCCTCCCATGGGTCAGCCTGCTGGCGCTCCTGCTGGACCTGGCGGGATGATGATTGGAAGGCCCGCCGTCGATACAACCGGTGGTATTTATGCTCAGCCTCCTTCTCAGGCTTGGCAGAGTGTTTGGCAGACGGCGGGGGCTGACGATGGGTCGTATGCCAGTGGAGGTAGCGGCGGTCAGGGGAATCTTGACGGACAAGG CTAA
- the LOC105764796 gene encoding uncharacterized protein LOC105764796, with amino-acid sequence MAENLYPALDGLPQLIVALDVYISADEKINGEVDWYRVLGVQPYSAEDTIWKHYMKLAFILHPDKNKFAGAGAFKLLLEAWSLLSDKARRFSYDQKLNLRGVTNVLHGKSSMATTSSNGFHYSYSVKNSNIGDQHGATYSNSAPPRSTRTDTFWTTYSSCQEGLKSCKGSLKLDPVATPSELLQVFTEAQVVIMKRARENVPFVDSKRSEEKELMAAVATAETSSSYSEAAVGVHQTFDAALLPSLQPLFPSL; translated from the exons ATGGCTGAAAACCTGTATCCTGCGCTCGATGGTCTTCCTCAGTTGATTGTTGCTCTTGACGTATACATATCTGCCGATGAAAAGATCAATGGAGAAGTTGACTGGTACAGAGTGCTTGGTGTTCAGCCATATTCCGCTGAGGACACCATTTGGAAACATTACATGAAGCTGGCTTTCATTCTTCATCCGGACAAAAACAAATTCGCAGGTGCAGGAGCTTTCAAACTTCTATTAGAAGCTTGGAGTTTGTTGTCTGATAAAGCAAGGAGATTTTCTTATGACCAGAAGCTGAACTTAAGGGGTGTTACGAATGTTCTACATGGGaaatcatcaatggcaacaacAAGCTCTAATGGTTTCCATTATTCCTACAGTGTTAAAAACTCAAACATCGGTGATCAGCACGGTGCTACTTATTCCAATTCCGCTCCTCCTCGCTCAACAAGAACTGATACATTTTGGACAACCTACAGTTCCT GTCAAGAAGGTCTAAAGTCTTGTAAGGGCAGTTTGAAACTTGATCCAGTGGCTACTCCTTCAGAACTGCTTCAAGTTTTCACTGAAGCTCAAGTGGTGATCATGAAAAGAGCTCGAGAAAATGTACCGTTTGTGGATTCAAAAAGATCCGAAGAAAAAGAGCtg ATGGCGGCggttgcgactgctgaaacatcttcatcatactctgaAGCTGCTGTTGGAGTTCATCAAACTTTTGACgctgctctgcttccctcgctgcagcctctATTTCCCTCACTTTAG
- the LOC105764797 gene encoding gamma carbonic anhydrase-like 1, mitochondrial, producing the protein MATSIAARFSRKAAASAFSGCRYVTASRSFSAEAAKTISPSSDRVKWDYRGQRKIIPLGQWVPKVAVDAYVAPNVVLAGQVTVNDGASVWNGCVLRGDLNKITVGFCSNVQERCVIHAAWSSPTGLPAETSIERFVTVGAYSLLRSCTIEPECIIGQHSILMEGSLVETHSILEAGSVVPPGRRIPTGELWAGNPARFVRALTHEETLEIPKLAVAINDLSKEHLSEFLPYSTAYLEVEKLKKSLGITI; encoded by the exons ATGGCAACATCTATTGCAGCTCGCTTCTCTAGAAAGGCCGCGGCCTCGGCGTTCTCCGGCTGTCGCTACGTCACCGCTTCCCGTAGTTTCTCCGCGGAGGCTGCCAAAACGATCTCGCCATCGTCGGATCGAGTGAAGTGGGACTACAGGggtcaaagaaaaataatcccTCTCGGTCAGTGGGTCCCTAAGGTAGCTGTCGACGCTTACGTTGCCCCCAACGTTGTCTTGGCCGGTCAAGTAACAGTTAACGACGGAGCCTCGGTGTGGAATGGTTGCGTCCTACGTGGCGATCTCAACAAGATCACCGTTGGGTTCTGCTCTAATGTCCAGGAACGCTGCGTCATTCACGCCGCTTGGTCCTCTCCGACCG GACTTCCAGCTGAGACATCAATTGAGAGGTTTGTGACAGTTGGTGCTTACAGTCTCTTGAGATCATGCACGATTGAACCAGAGTGCATTATTGGACAACATTCGATTCTTATGGAAGGTTCCTTGGTGGAGACTCACTCTATCCTTGAAGCTGGTTCTGTAGTTCCTCCAGGTAGGAGAATCCCAACTGGTGAGCTTTGGGCAGGAAATCCAGCTAGGTTTGTTCGGGCTTTGACCCATGAAGAAACCTTAGAAATCCCTAAACTTGCCGTGGCTATTAATGATCTAAGCAAAGAACATTTATCCGAGTTCCTTCCGTACTCAACAGCATATTTAGAAGTTGAGAAGTTAAAGAAGTCCCTAGGAATAACCATTTGA